One window of the Candidatus Saccharibacteria bacterium genome contains the following:
- a CDS encoding DUF192 domain-containing protein has product MSNYVLEGTETKTASRVRVGSPALVSLVIIAVAIVITFLVVLIRESVSAGPRLQGKDTVYALEIADSEEERIRGLSGRERLAENSGMLFVFDPPQQACMWMKSMRFSIDMLWLDTAKKIINMSADVSPQTFPKLFCATKPASYVLELPSGTIAGQSFAVGQTLNIHL; this is encoded by the coding sequence ATGTCTAATTACGTTTTGGAAGGAACCGAAACAAAGACAGCGTCTCGGGTCCGGGTTGGTAGCCCGGCTCTGGTTTCGCTGGTTATTATTGCTGTTGCGATAGTTATTACTTTTCTAGTGGTGTTAATCCGAGAGTCCGTGAGCGCAGGGCCGAGACTTCAGGGGAAAGATACTGTTTATGCACTAGAAATTGCCGATTCTGAGGAAGAACGAATACGTGGCCTGAGCGGCCGGGAGCGGCTGGCTGAAAACAGCGGTATGCTGTTTGTGTTTGACCCTCCACAACAGGCTTGTATGTGGATGAAAAGCATGCGCTTTAGCATAGATATGCTATGGCTCGATACTGCGAAGAAAATCATCAACATGTCAGCTGATGTATCGCCGCAAACTTTTCCGAAGCTTTTTTGTGCCACAAAACCGGCGTCGTACGTGCTTGAGTTACCATCTGGCACAATCGCCGGGCAATCATTTGCTGTAGGCCAAACGCTGAACATACACTTGTGA
- a CDS encoding 3-phosphoglycerate dehydrogenase — protein MNVLLATQKPFSADAVAGIKNIVTKAGHTLTILENYKDQSDLLKAVKKAEALIVRSDIVDAAVVKAAPNLKIVVRAGAGYDNIDLVACTKRNIVVMNTPGQNSNAVAELAIGLMIYSARNLFSPGTGTELRGRSLGLHAFGNVGKLVASHARGLGMKVYAYDPYVGNEIMREYNVEPVATLEDLYRSSHYLSLHIPALPDTIASVRYELLSLMPHGGTLLNTARKEVIHEADLKRALAERPDLSYVADVMPDSYEELVVAFPGRVYATPKKMGAETLEANENSGRAAAQQIINFFASGDTTHQVNG, from the coding sequence ATGAATGTACTACTCGCCACCCAAAAACCATTCTCGGCTGACGCCGTTGCAGGCATAAAAAACATTGTCACCAAAGCAGGCCACACCCTCACCATACTAGAAAACTACAAGGACCAGTCCGACCTATTAAAAGCGGTCAAGAAAGCCGAGGCGCTCATCGTCCGCAGCGACATTGTGGATGCAGCGGTTGTGAAAGCCGCGCCGAATTTAAAGATTGTTGTGAGGGCCGGAGCAGGCTATGACAACATTGACCTTGTAGCGTGCACAAAACGCAATATTGTCGTCATGAACACGCCAGGCCAAAACAGTAATGCCGTCGCCGAGCTCGCTATAGGCCTCATGATTTACTCTGCTCGTAATTTATTTTCACCCGGGACGGGCACCGAACTTCGGGGGCGTTCACTTGGGCTCCACGCTTTTGGCAACGTTGGCAAATTGGTTGCCTCACATGCCCGCGGGCTCGGTATGAAAGTCTACGCTTACGACCCGTATGTGGGAAATGAAATTATGCGTGAATACAATGTCGAACCAGTCGCCACACTTGAGGACCTGTACCGCAGTAGCCACTACCTATCACTACACATCCCCGCCCTACCCGATACTATTGCTTCGGTACGTTACGAATTGCTTTCACTGATGCCCCACGGCGGAACACTGTTAAACACCGCGCGGAAGGAAGTTATCCACGAAGCTGACCTGAAACGCGCACTAGCTGAGCGCCCCGACCTGTCTTACGTGGCAGATGTCATGCCAGACAGCTACGAAGAGCTGGTAGTTGCCTTTCCTGGAAGGGTCTACGCCACACCAAAGAAAATGGGTGCCGAAACACTTGAGGCAAACGAAAACTCTGGCCGCGCCGCCGCGCAGCAAATTATCAATTTCTTTGCGTCAGGTGACACAACACACCAGGTAAACGGGTAG